One window from the genome of Nicotiana tomentosiformis chromosome 5, ASM39032v3, whole genome shotgun sequence encodes:
- the LOC104098364 gene encoding nudix hydrolase 26, chloroplastic, whose translation MALCRSFVCNLSLTRLPLQLNTSIPSPYCPPKSHQITTLPLLRFRRKTASFASVPLQPQSSMENPPEGYRRNVGICLVNPSNRKVFAASRLDIPSAWQMPQGGVDESEDPRNAAIRELREETGVTSAEIVAEAPHWLTYDFPPDVREKLRHQWGSDWKGQAQKWFLFKFTGKDEEINLLGDGTEKAEFGEWSWMSPEQVVEFAVDFKKPVYKEVLSVFSQYFL comes from the exons ATGGCTTTATGTCGATCCTTCGTCTGTAATCTTTCACTTACTCGTCTTCCACTGCAGCTCAATACCTCAATTCCTTCCCCATACTGCCCTCCAAAATCCCATCAAATTACCACTTTGCCACTCCTTCGCTTTAGACGCAAAACAGCTTCTTTTGCTTCGGTACCATTACAGCCACAATCATCAATGGAGAACCCACCTGAAGGTTACAGAAGAAACGTGGGCATTTGTCTAGTGAACCCTTCTAATAGAAAG GTTTTTGCTGCTTCGAGGCTAGATATACCTAGTGCTTGGCAAATGCCGCAG GGTGGAGTTGATGAAAGTGAAGATCCAAGAAATGCTGCCATTAGGGAATTAAGAGAGGAAACTGGGGTTACTTCAGCAGAAATCGTTGCTGAG GCTCCACACTGGTTAACGTATGATTTCCCACCAGACGTTAGGGAAAAGCTAAGGCATCAATGGGGATCTGATTGGAAAGGTCAAGCACAGAAGTG GTTCCTATTTAAGTTCACTGGAAAGGATGAAGAAATCAACCTTCTGGGCGATGGGACAGAgaaggctgagtttggagaatggTCATGGATGTCACCGGAGCAAGTTGTTGAATTT GCAGTGGATTTCAAGAAGCCTGTTTACAAGGAAGTTTTATCTGTTTTTTCTCAATATTTCCTGTAG